From the Mahella australiensis 50-1 BON genome, the window TGCTTTTTTCCTGCAGTTGCTTTAGAACATCAGGAGCAACACCACCTACATCGAGATCATATGCTCCACTCATAATATTAGAAACAAATGCCTCAGTAGTCGTATCTCTAAGTGCTTTTACCTGCTCTATTTTTAAATTACTGGCAGACCAACTATTAGGATTTTTCTTTAATATAGCTTCAGATGCTGTTAAATTAGATATAATGTAAGGACCGTTACCTACTATTTCCGTTACTGCCGGTTTAAACTTATACAGGTCTTCTCTTATCGCGGCTATTGCATCGTTTGTTGCCTGATCAACGTTACCTTGTGCATCTCTTTTTTCCGTCAACGGAGCTAACTGATCAGCCCATTTGCCATATATATGATAAGGACCTTGTATAAGATTAGCAAAAGCCATCGGAGCCATTACCGAACCGGTGTTTCTCCAATTTATAATTACCGTATAATCATCCGGGGTTTCGATGGTATCAACGTATTTCCACATAGGCCAACCAGCCATGAAACCCAAATAATAAGTGGATAAAACATCTTTACTAGTAAACGGTGTTCCGTCACTCCACTTTATGCCTTGTCTCAAATGTATTATGAGTTTATTACCCTCTTCCTCGAATGACTCTCCAAGCATAGGAATAAATTCTGTTTTACCTGCCTTTACATCAGGAACACAATCAAACAATCGATCATATACTAGGTCTCCTAAATTGTTTAACCCTGGTGGTGCCCAAGGGTTCCCATTTATTGCCGGAGGCGGATCAAATATAGCATTGATAGTAATTATTGTTGCGTCACCCTGTGCCTCTTGATCTGTCGAAGTACTTCCACTCGGCTCATTTGTATCAGTAGAGCTCTGCTCCCCACCTGCCGGCGGTGTCTCAGCAGGATTGCCACAGGCCACCAGCAGCAGTGACAACACCAGCAACAATGCCACAAAAACTGAAACCTTCCTCGTTCTTCGCATATTATATTCCTCCTATCTCCTATTTCTATTATATATTACATAGGGATGGGCTTTCCCATATAATAAAATTGCCCCTTATCACCTCCTATATAATAATGTGGTTCCCAAACCTTACCCTTATATCATAGGTGAGAAAGGGACAACTGTAAATTTCTAATTTCTTATATGGATAAACAATGCGTTGGAATTACGATGTTTAAAATCTTATTTTCAATATACAGTATCTTAGAAAGCCACGCCATTTCTGTATTCACCTGGCGTTATGCCTTCGCCCTTTTTGAATACGCGGATAAAACGCGCTGATGTGCCATAGCCTATTTTTTTCGCTATCTCATTTATGGATAGGTTCTCATCGTTTAAAAGTTCTTTGGCCTTTTTTAGCCGCACAGCATTTATATAATCGGTCATATTTTGATCAGTCTGTTCTTTGAAAAAATAAGATAAATAAGATGGATTAAGCTTAAAATATTCAGCTATCGTAGCCACACCAAGATTTACATCATTATAATGCTCCTCTATATACGCTATAATCCTCTTACACAATTCTACATTATGGCTTTTTCGATTGTCTATTATATAGCTGCATATACGTTCATATATATTTTTTATTGTATCATGCATCTGTTCCACCGTCTGGCACTCCAGAATTTGCTCTACAGGATTGAAAACAGGCCCGAATATATCTGCATAGTCTACTTTTATCTCATTGAGCGTCTTTATAGCTGTGCTCATTATATCAAAGAAAAGACATTGTATAAGGCGGTATGGGAGACTTCTTTCAATGAAATTTTCATGCAATATATCATTCAATATGCCCTCCGCCTTTTCAAATTCTCCTGCCTTTATATAATTGATGAGTTGGAGCTCTATGTTCAGTGGGTAATAATAATTCTGTTCCTTTTGTTGTATATCTCCATAATATATTATGGTATGACTACCTTTTATTATCTTATAATTTAACGCTGTAACTGCTTCTCTATAAGACGTTTCTATAGACGGTATGCCTTCATGCACATCGCCGATTCCTATCGTCAAGAAAAAATTAAACTCTCTCTCCAAAAATATCTTTGCTTCCTGAGCTATATTCATCATAATATTTGCAACTCCGGCAGTATTGGAATCATCGAAGTTAATCAGTAAAGCCAATTGATCCTTATTGAGCTCCACCATATAAGCCCTACCCACTCGGTTGCCTAATTCCTCCATAACATTTGTGGTGACAAATCGCACCAGCGCCCATTCATATTCTGAGTCAGCCTTTATGAAGCCGCTGCGATCATCTATATCCATCACCATGACCGCAAATTTGTCGGATATCAATTGGATATCAAAAAGCTCCAATGACCTATCTATATTATCTTTGCCCTGACTGTCGACATGACCGTGTATAAGCCTGAATAATAGATTGGTCCTTAGCATAGGGCGTTGACTGGATAATGTGTCTTTAATCCTTTGACTTTCGTCCACGGTAGACGTTATAGCTTCTTTTATAAAATCATATTCGTTCTTATACGTCGGCTCTCCCACAGTATTTGATTTGCTGGACAACATTGCGATCAACTCTTTTATGGGATTGTAATTTTTTGACGCGAGGAAATAAGCCAATACCAATCCAATAACCAGGCATACAGCCATAGTCCATAATGTAAATGTACGTATATACTCCACTTTATCCATGAAGATGCTTGTCGGCACAATCGAAACATATTTCCAATCAGTTACGTACGATGTAGCATAAGAAGCCACTACATCTTCGTTATCATAATTGGCTGTAACAGTGCCTTCTCTGCCAAACATATTATTGAATCCCGGTGCATCAGGTACAGTTAATGGAGCTGTGAGATTATCATAATTATTCTTTGTACTCGCTATCATATTATTTTGTCCATCTACTACATATATGAGGCCATGATTAGCCAACTCTATATTTTTCAATAAATCGTATATTTTGCGTTCATTTATGAGTATAATCAGATTGCCTGCATATACCTTGGAACGCCACATGAGCGGTTGTATATAGGTTATAACATTCTCCGGCCATTTGCCTGCCTGCATAGACTGAAGCGGCAGATAACCATTAAAGCCATCCTGTCTTTTTAGATAGCCATACCACTGATCATAGCTTATATCATCGTAATGATACATATTATCATAAAAAAACGATGGATGCCATTGCCCTGCGGGGCTTATAATAGTATCATCGTTTTTAAAGTATATATATACATCGTCTATAAATTGGTTCATGCTTTTATACCTGAATAAATCGCTTAGGGTTTTTACAACAAGCTGGCGTTGCTTTACATCATCTCCCGTACCTTCCAGCATAGCTTGTATATTGGGATTATATGTTATCTCCAAAGCAAACTGTTTCATATCCATAAGCTGCGCGTCTACAACTTGGCGCACTTGCTGTAACATAGCCATATTATAGCGCGTGGATTCCTGCTCCACTATTTGGCCGGCTTTCATATATGCTATACTCCCTATACCTAAAGGAATAGATAATATAAGCACATACGAAATTAAGAATCTTACAAAAACGCTTTTTTTAGGCATTGCATGGACCCCCTACTGAAATTTCTACAAACAGTTTTTACAATAAAATTATATACTTTTTATAATTTTTATGCAATAGCAAAAGGAAGGCCGAAGCCTTCCTTTTGCACGGTTACTTTGTGGAATTCTGCAGATTCTTTTCGGCATATTCGATAGCCTTTGATACCAAATTACCGCAGTTCCTGGAGCTCACGCCGCCCCAACCCTCATTTCGTACCGTCTCATATACGCCGAGTTCCTTGGCCAATTCCATTTTAAGCTCATCAGACATTAAGCTGTGATTCTTTCTAGCCATAGTCTGCGCCTCCAATCGTCTTTTGATGTTGGCGTTGCAACTGTTCGCTGATCAGCTTGGTATTAGTGTACCTCCCGTTATTTTATTTATCCTGCTAAAATACTTCCTAAATAGTCAATATACCATTATCAGTAGTCAATATTTTCAGTATATTTTCTTCATTTCCATTTAAGGCATTTATATACACAAGGTATTGTTCACCCGCAAATTCGGCTTTAAATTCATAAGTCAGCACTTCGTTTTTGGCTGGAGTAGGTATAACAGCCAAGCGGGCTGATTTTATACTCAGCCTGTCGCTGACGAATTCGCGGGCTTCTTTCTCCGTAAGTGTCGGTTCAGGCAGCTTACGCTGTATATGCGACATAAGATATCCTGTAGATTCAAAACCTACTATATTGCCATCGTCCATTGAAACCTTCACCTTTATAAGGTCGGGATATACTATTACATCATCCTGTTTATAGGCAAAGTTTATTATGGCTATGCCATTATAATGCTGTGCGTAGGTAGCTGCCATATTCTTATATCCTTTTTCTCTTAAAAAAGTACCGGCTTTGTCCATGGCCTGTTGTATGGTCATATTTTGCTTTGGCGCTGTGGCAGAACTGGTCATCCATATTATTCGGCCGCCCTTTTTGCTTATATTTATAAAAATGTGCGGCCGAGAGGTATTCTTGGGCGTTATTTCCATATTCCATGTAGGTATAGCGCCTTTATCCTCACCTATCTTTCTTATAGATGCTACAACGTCTTTTCCTATAAAGTTCTCAGCTATCTTTTGAGCCTGTTCATATGATACACTATTTCCTATCAATCCTAAAGGCTTGCGTCGCTCCACGCTTTCTGAAAATGGTCCGTCATATATGAGAGTCGGATAATCCATCATGGTTTTTTCTATATCTTGGAAATGACTATCCACTGTAGGTGCCTTCTGATTATTTAATGTGCGACCGCCTTTTTGCATTATCTCGCTCCACGATATATGATTGGCGCTTACATCCTGTTCAAGAGCTAGAAGTTGGGATTTCATGTCGGCGCTATAGTTATGCAGTTCCTCGAGTTTACGCCATTCTTCTCCGCTTATGGTCTTGCCTTTGGTGGCGTTGCGAGCCAGATAATATGAAAAATCGCCTATTTGATTGAGAAATTTAGCCGTATTATCCAGCGCTATATGGGATATAGGCAATTGCCCCAATGAATCACCCGCGCTTTCAGCCTGTCTCCATATATCGGTAAGTATAAGCGAATATTGGGCAGGCGTAGCGGTAGCCATTAGTTTCGACATATTCCCCTCTATGCTTTGCGTATAAGAAACGAGATTATAGAAAGACTTTTCGTAAAGGTTTTCCATATATATGTTATATTGCTGCTTTTGGCGATACTGGTCATATCCCCACAAGCCTACTACCACCAATGATGTCGCAAGAACCATGGGTAGTATCCAATGCCTTCGCTTCATTTATACAACCTCCTTCTATCTGGCAAACCTGTGCTTGCCTATCACCGTTATAACCGGCCGGCTCCATATCCATCCGCTGGTGGTCTTGGCGGGATTATAGTAATAGATAGCTCCGCCTGATGGATCCCATCCATTTAGGGCATCCACTGCGGCGTTTATCGACTCTTGATCCGGATCCAGCCACATCTGACCGTCGGCCACTGCAGTAAAAGCCCCCGGTTGATATATAACACCGGCAATGGTATTGGGAAATTTTGGGCTTTCCACACGATTCAATACCACAGCGCCTACCGCTACTTTACCTATATAGGGTTCTCCTCGGGCCTCGCCGTGTATGAGCCTTGCCAGCAATAATACGTCATTGCGGTTTGAACCGCCGCGTGAAGGTGTATAGGCTGTAGATGGCTTACCGGTATTAAGGGTCACACCCATAGCTGCCGCTGTAGCCGGACCAACCACACCATCGACTTTTAGGCCGTTTTTTCTTTGAAATTGTTGCACCGCTGCAAATGTCTTCGGCCCATAGGAAGCATCTACAGGCCCATCATAGTATCCCCATTGTTTCAGCTTACGTTGGACTTCGGCTACCTTATCGCCTTTAGCACCATAGTATAGATTACCGGTTTGCGCCTCCGCAAATTTCGGCATCTCAAAGCATATAGCCGTTGTGCTTACAATGGTTATAAGCACTGCTAGGCTTAAAATGGCATATCGTTTTTTCAATCCTTTCACTCCTCAATTTAGTTTACGGTTATATTTTTTGTAATATATTATCTAATATACGGATATTCGATCGCTTATTGAATATATTTGTCTAAAATGTTACAATATATTTGGAAACATTTTGGATGATAAAA encodes:
- a CDS encoding ABC transporter substrate-binding protein, with product MRRTRKVSVFVALLLVLSLLLVACGNPAETPPAGGEQSSTDTNEPSGSTSTDQEAQGDATIITINAIFDPPPAINGNPWAPPGLNNLGDLVYDRLFDCVPDVKAGKTEFIPMLGESFEEEGNKLIIHLRQGIKWSDGTPFTSKDVLSTYYLGFMAGWPMWKYVDTIETPDDYTVIINWRNTGSVMAPMAFANLIQGPYHIYGKWADQLAPLTEKRDAQGNVDQATNDAIAAIREDLYKFKPAVTEIVGNGPYIISNLTASEAILKKNPNSWSASNLKIEQVKALRDTTTEAFVSNIMSGAYDLDVGGVAPDVLKQLQEKSNCRKNILK
- a CDS encoding helix-turn-helix domain-containing protein produces the protein MPKKSVFVRFLISYVLILSIPLGIGSIAYMKAGQIVEQESTRYNMAMLQQVRQVVDAQLMDMKQFALEITYNPNIQAMLEGTGDDVKQRQLVVKTLSDLFRYKSMNQFIDDVYIYFKNDDTIISPAGQWHPSFFYDNMYHYDDISYDQWYGYLKRQDGFNGYLPLQSMQAGKWPENVITYIQPLMWRSKVYAGNLIILINERKIYDLLKNIELANHGLIYVVDGQNNMIASTKNNYDNLTAPLTVPDAPGFNNMFGREGTVTANYDNEDVVASYATSYVTDWKYVSIVPTSIFMDKVEYIRTFTLWTMAVCLVIGLVLAYFLASKNYNPIKELIAMLSSKSNTVGEPTYKNEYDFIKEAITSTVDESQRIKDTLSSQRPMLRTNLLFRLIHGHVDSQGKDNIDRSLELFDIQLISDKFAVMVMDIDDRSGFIKADSEYEWALVRFVTTNVMEELGNRVGRAYMVELNKDQLALLINFDDSNTAGVANIMMNIAQEAKIFLEREFNFFLTIGIGDVHEGIPSIETSYREAVTALNYKIIKGSHTIIYYGDIQQKEQNYYYPLNIELQLINYIKAGEFEKAEGILNDILHENFIERSLPYRLIQCLFFDIMSTAIKTLNEIKVDYADIFGPVFNPVEQILECQTVEQMHDTIKNIYERICSYIIDNRKSHNVELCKRIIAYIEEHYNDVNLGVATIAEYFKLNPSYLSYFFKEQTDQNMTDYINAVRLKKAKELLNDENLSINEIAKKIGYGTSARFIRVFKKGEGITPGEYRNGVAF
- the ypeB gene encoding germination protein YpeB, whose product is MKRRHWILPMVLATSLVVVGLWGYDQYRQKQQYNIYMENLYEKSFYNLVSYTQSIEGNMSKLMATATPAQYSLILTDIWRQAESAGDSLGQLPISHIALDNTAKFLNQIGDFSYYLARNATKGKTISGEEWRKLEELHNYSADMKSQLLALEQDVSANHISWSEIMQKGGRTLNNQKAPTVDSHFQDIEKTMMDYPTLIYDGPFSESVERRKPLGLIGNSVSYEQAQKIAENFIGKDVVASIRKIGEDKGAIPTWNMEITPKNTSRPHIFINISKKGGRIIWMTSSATAPKQNMTIQQAMDKAGTFLREKGYKNMAATYAQHYNGIAIINFAYKQDDVIVYPDLIKVKVSMDDGNIVGFESTGYLMSHIQRKLPEPTLTEKEAREFVSDRLSIKSARLAVIPTPAKNEVLTYEFKAEFAGEQYLVYINALNGNEENILKILTTDNGILTI
- the sleB gene encoding spore cortex-lytic enzyme yields the protein MKKRYAILSLAVLITIVSTTAICFEMPKFAEAQTGNLYYGAKGDKVAEVQRKLKQWGYYDGPVDASYGPKTFAAVQQFQRKNGLKVDGVVGPATAAAMGVTLNTGKPSTAYTPSRGGSNRNDVLLLARLIHGEARGEPYIGKVAVGAVVLNRVESPKFPNTIAGVIYQPGAFTAVADGQMWLDPDQESINAAVDALNGWDPSGGAIYYYNPAKTTSGWIWSRPVITVIGKHRFAR
- a CDS encoding small, acid-soluble spore protein, alpha/beta type, with the translated sequence MARKNHSLMSDELKMELAKELGVYETVRNEGWGGVSSRNCGNLVSKAIEYAEKNLQNSTK